Proteins encoded by one window of Sorangium aterium:
- a CDS encoding acyl-CoA carboxylase subunit beta → MSPLDHNDVAVKPSALVPSLDDPLDEGAGAPAAPASAYDAALREAEELRRRPYVSAGPENIIRQHGKGRMTIWERIRVLTPEPPRVVFENWGPNLDGASLVTAILRIGSRDVALYGHDFTVRAGSMDATNGRKLARLFQLAGERGIPLIGLNDSAGAYVPAGVGGLDGYAEAFAALRKISGVVPSIMCMFGFNAGGGSYLPRQGSFVIQPGGTFFGLTGAAVVKSVLGEVVSPDDLGGPRVHGASGVADLTVPDEVGALRTTVRLLGYLPSNNRESAPFQRTSDPVGRETTEIDTLLRRTISSPTGYNTPLDINIIIQRICDHGDYFEVQPQRARNTITAFGRVGGRVVGFVANNSAVASGQIDVAAAYKNARFIRFCNLYNIPLLFMEDTTGFLPGREQEAMGIVQAGRAMLDAIIDVRTPRILLLVRNAFGGAYASFNNYATGADVVLALPTTRVAVMGPAGKEFVYKDELRKVRAQASAREKAGVKERLGRGLDEAKAKAEARDEAAAWLKAREAEFGARYERELMNPREGLSLGSISRLVMPRELRSVIAENLEFLLRHYQPGPFTGVQREFH, encoded by the coding sequence ATGAGCCCTCTTGATCACAACGATGTCGCCGTGAAGCCCTCCGCCCTCGTGCCCTCGCTCGACGATCCGCTCGACGAGGGAGCCGGGGCGCCGGCCGCGCCTGCGTCGGCGTACGACGCGGCGCTGCGGGAGGCCGAGGAGCTCCGCAGGCGCCCCTATGTCTCCGCGGGCCCCGAGAACATCATCCGGCAGCACGGCAAAGGCCGGATGACGATCTGGGAGCGCATCCGGGTGCTCACGCCCGAGCCGCCGCGGGTCGTCTTCGAGAACTGGGGGCCCAACCTGGACGGCGCCTCGCTGGTCACGGCGATCCTGCGCATCGGCAGCCGCGACGTGGCGCTGTACGGCCACGATTTCACCGTCCGCGCCGGGTCGATGGACGCGACCAACGGCCGCAAGCTCGCGCGGCTGTTCCAGCTCGCGGGAGAGCGGGGGATCCCGCTCATCGGACTCAACGACAGCGCCGGCGCCTACGTCCCCGCGGGCGTGGGCGGGCTCGACGGCTACGCCGAGGCGTTCGCGGCGCTGCGCAAGATCAGCGGCGTGGTCCCGAGCATCATGTGCATGTTCGGGTTCAACGCGGGCGGCGGCTCCTACCTGCCGCGGCAGGGCAGCTTCGTCATCCAGCCGGGCGGCACGTTCTTCGGCCTGACCGGGGCGGCGGTCGTCAAATCGGTCCTCGGGGAGGTGGTGTCGCCCGACGACCTCGGCGGCCCGCGCGTCCACGGCGCCTCCGGGGTGGCCGATCTCACGGTACCAGACGAGGTGGGCGCGCTGCGCACCACCGTCCGGCTGCTCGGTTACCTGCCGAGCAACAACCGCGAGAGCGCGCCTTTCCAGCGGACGAGCGATCCGGTGGGCCGGGAGACGACCGAGATCGACACGCTCCTCCGCAGGACGATCTCGTCGCCGACGGGATACAACACGCCGCTCGATATCAACATCATCATCCAGCGCATCTGCGATCACGGCGACTACTTCGAGGTGCAGCCGCAGCGCGCGCGCAACACGATCACCGCGTTCGGGCGGGTCGGCGGGCGCGTCGTCGGCTTCGTGGCGAACAACAGCGCGGTGGCGTCGGGCCAGATCGACGTGGCGGCCGCGTACAAGAACGCTCGCTTCATCCGCTTCTGCAACCTCTACAACATCCCGCTCCTCTTCATGGAGGACACCACAGGGTTCCTCCCGGGCAGGGAGCAAGAGGCGATGGGCATCGTGCAGGCCGGCCGGGCCATGCTCGACGCGATCATCGACGTGCGCACCCCGCGCATCCTGCTGCTCGTGCGCAACGCGTTCGGCGGCGCCTATGCCTCGTTCAACAACTACGCGACCGGCGCGGACGTCGTGCTCGCGCTCCCCACGACGCGCGTCGCGGTGATGGGCCCTGCCGGCAAGGAGTTCGTCTACAAGGACGAGCTCCGCAAGGTGCGCGCGCAGGCGAGCGCCAGGGAGAAGGCCGGCGTCAAGGAGCGGCTCGGCCGCGGCCTCGACGAGGCGAAGGCGAAGGCCGAGGCCCGCGACGAGGCCGCGGCGTGGCTGAAGGCGAGAGAGGCCGAGTTCGGCGCGCGCTACGAGCGGGAGCTCATGAACCCGCGCGAGGGGCTCAGCCTGGGATCCATCTCGCGGCTCGTGATGCCGCGCGAGCTCCGCTCGGTGATCGCAGAGAACCTCGAGTTCCTGCTGCGGCACTACCAGCCAGGGCCGTTCACCGGTGTTCAGCGGGAGTTCCATTGA
- a CDS encoding sialate O-acetylesterase has product MKRSCIALAAYVLSLSAPAIAQPVKVFVLAGQSNMVGYGVGRQLPVELQSQPDIWYDHYNPDAREGGPYAEATSADWGPLEPKGEARRYGPEITFGRAMAAAYPEHRIAIVKMAQGGTNLVDHWGRGLAPDPEVLYKSQLYRALLGKLDSATYEGDRALRYPEEVTRLDGALARLESEGQPYEIAALVWMQGENEAGWSAAFSYGDTLRGFIRAIREDLGVPGLPVVLGRISDNLYPANGGPIAAGREANIDAVRAAQVTVAEEDPRVAWVDTDDFTVRAPDDAYHFDSAAYQLLGERFAEAYLALVREEGSSSASSASSAGSAAAGGGGATGEGATGGGATAGSSVSTAAGSAGTAGEGGRGATAGSTASAATTGSAEAAASSGGVAPGTTGGSGGCGCRTTAGQGPGAAAALALIALAGLRLRRSRGQG; this is encoded by the coding sequence ATGAAGCGGTCTTGCATCGCCCTGGCGGCTTACGTGCTGTCCCTCTCCGCTCCCGCGATCGCGCAGCCGGTGAAGGTGTTCGTCCTCGCGGGCCAGTCGAACATGGTCGGCTACGGCGTGGGCCGCCAGCTCCCTGTCGAGCTCCAGAGCCAGCCGGACATCTGGTACGACCACTACAACCCGGACGCGCGCGAGGGAGGGCCGTACGCCGAGGCGACGAGCGCCGACTGGGGGCCGCTCGAGCCGAAGGGCGAGGCCCGCCGCTACGGGCCCGAGATCACGTTCGGCCGCGCGATGGCCGCGGCGTACCCGGAGCACCGGATCGCGATCGTGAAGATGGCGCAGGGGGGCACCAACCTCGTCGATCACTGGGGGCGCGGCCTCGCGCCGGACCCCGAGGTGCTCTACAAATCGCAGCTCTACCGCGCGCTCCTCGGCAAGCTGGACTCCGCGACGTACGAGGGCGACCGCGCCCTCCGTTACCCCGAGGAGGTGACGCGGCTCGACGGCGCCCTGGCGCGGCTCGAGTCGGAGGGGCAACCGTACGAGATCGCCGCGCTCGTCTGGATGCAGGGCGAGAACGAGGCGGGGTGGTCGGCCGCGTTCTCCTACGGCGACACGCTGCGCGGCTTCATCCGGGCGATCCGCGAGGACCTCGGCGTCCCCGGGCTCCCTGTCGTGCTCGGCCGGATCAGCGACAACCTCTACCCCGCGAACGGCGGTCCCATCGCCGCAGGAAGAGAGGCCAACATCGACGCCGTTCGCGCGGCGCAGGTGACCGTGGCCGAGGAGGACCCGCGGGTCGCGTGGGTCGACACGGACGACTTCACCGTGCGAGCCCCCGACGACGCGTATCACTTCGACTCGGCCGCGTACCAGCTGCTCGGCGAGCGCTTCGCCGAGGCGTACCTCGCGCTGGTCCGCGAGGAGGGCTCCTCCAGCGCGTCATCGGCGAGCAGCGCCGGGAGCGCGGCCGCAGGGGGAGGGGGCGCCACGGGAGAGGGCGCCACGGGAGGGGGCGCCACGGCCGGATCGAGCGTGAGCACGGCGGCGGGCAGCGCCGGGACCGCAGGCGAGGGGGGAAGGGGCGCCACGGCCGGATCGACCGCGAGCGCGGCGACGACGGGCAGCGCCGAGGCCGCGGCCAGCTCGGGCGGGGTCGCGCCCGGGACCACCGGCGGGAGCGGCGGCTGCGGCTGCCGGACCACCGCCGGCCAGGGCCCCGGGGCGGCAGCAGCGCTTGCGCTCATCGCGCTCGCGGGCCTGCGCCTGCGCCGCTCGCGCGGGCAGGGCTGA
- a CDS encoding universal stress protein, translating into MSSANETNRFIVVVGIDFSEPSNRALDQALESACCRENAEVHAVYAEPESWVGVGLSRVPVVATKPDVALQQLQQRASERVSAMGNKLDGGRLKRVVVHFRRGDAAENIAQLAADLDADLVVVGSHGYRGLERLLLGSVAERVSRLARCPVWIVRPKDHATAGRVPEIEPPCPECVKHRQETGGAALWCARHAEHHIRPHRYSYATNGVYAPSSAAYQATPEGA; encoded by the coding sequence ATGTCGAGCGCAAACGAAACGAATCGGTTCATCGTCGTCGTCGGGATCGACTTCTCGGAGCCGAGCAACCGCGCGCTTGATCAGGCGCTCGAGTCCGCTTGCTGTCGCGAGAACGCCGAGGTGCACGCGGTCTACGCCGAGCCCGAGAGCTGGGTCGGCGTCGGGCTCTCGCGGGTGCCCGTGGTGGCCACCAAGCCCGACGTGGCGCTCCAGCAGCTCCAGCAGCGCGCGAGCGAGCGCGTGAGCGCCATGGGCAACAAGCTCGACGGCGGGCGGCTGAAGCGCGTCGTCGTCCACTTCCGCCGCGGCGATGCGGCCGAGAACATCGCCCAGCTCGCCGCCGACCTGGACGCCGACCTCGTGGTCGTCGGCTCGCACGGCTACCGCGGGCTCGAACGGCTGCTCCTCGGCTCGGTCGCCGAGCGCGTCTCGCGGCTCGCGCGCTGCCCCGTGTGGATCGTCCGGCCGAAAGATCACGCGACCGCCGGCCGGGTCCCCGAGATCGAGCCGCCCTGCCCGGAGTGCGTGAAGCACCGGCAAGAGACGGGCGGCGCAGCGCTCTGGTGCGCGCGCCACGCGGAGCACCACATCCGGCCGCACCGCTACTCGTATGCGACCAACGGGGTCTACGCGCCGTCGAGCGCGGCTTATCAGGCGACGCCCGAAGGGGCATGA
- a CDS encoding CBS domain-containing protein: MTTLGPTGGEHQLRHHTIRTAHIVGDDGEESVVATVYCPLRERSTTARQCESCRRFHALHFDKSSRTTSVVCHASHAASGAVEADPLRSVGVDVPVNPEAPLAEIMTKDVICIRSEVSLDDITALLVRHEISGMPVVDAAGRPVGMVSRADVLRAAEERGDTEESRPVASRSGEVAPLEMSQGFHVYEPVRVTARDVMTPVVVQLHESASIRQAASLMAYEGVHRLPVVSDDGKVVGILSSLDVLRWFGRCCGYLIPSARKRA; encoded by the coding sequence ATGACAACCCTTGGACCTACCGGCGGAGAGCACCAGCTCCGGCACCACACGATCCGCACCGCGCACATCGTTGGAGACGACGGCGAGGAATCGGTCGTGGCGACCGTCTACTGTCCGTTGCGGGAGCGTTCGACGACGGCGCGACAGTGCGAGTCGTGCCGCCGCTTCCACGCGCTGCATTTCGACAAGAGCTCGCGCACGACGTCGGTCGTCTGCCATGCCAGCCACGCGGCGTCGGGCGCGGTGGAAGCGGATCCGCTGCGCAGCGTGGGCGTGGACGTGCCCGTGAATCCGGAGGCGCCGCTCGCCGAGATCATGACCAAGGACGTCATCTGCATCCGATCGGAGGTCTCCCTCGACGACATCACGGCCCTGCTCGTCCGCCACGAGATCAGCGGGATGCCGGTCGTGGACGCGGCGGGCAGGCCGGTCGGCATGGTGTCGCGGGCCGACGTGCTCCGTGCAGCAGAGGAGCGCGGCGACACCGAGGAGTCGCGGCCGGTGGCCTCGCGGTCGGGCGAGGTCGCGCCGCTCGAGATGAGCCAGGGCTTCCATGTCTACGAGCCCGTCAGGGTCACCGCGCGCGACGTGATGACGCCCGTGGTGGTGCAGCTGCACGAGAGCGCCAGCATCCGGCAGGCCGCGTCGCTCATGGCCTACGAGGGCGTGCACCGGCTGCCGGTCGTCTCGGACGACGGCAAGGTCGTCGGCATCCTGTCGTCGCTCGACGTGCTGCGGTGGTTCGGGCGGTGCTGCGGGTACCTGATCCCGTCGGCGCGCAAGCGGGCCTGA
- a CDS encoding AAA family ATPase: MTPAAQYTILETLSGGGRAVVHRARRDVDGHPVLLKALDPRRSGPKELEQLRREYEIGALFDTPAVVRPLALETYQGMPALVLEDEGADSLDRLLGEPMPMDRFLPVAVRIAGAVAEIHGKDILHKDLKPQNILVIPASGEVKITGFGLASRLPRERRPTQPARLIEGSLPYLAPERTGRTNRAIDRRADLYSLGVTFFQMLTGRLPFEANDPVEWVHCHVAHAPPSASEVVPEVPDAVAQIVLKLLSKAPEDRYQSARGLLRDLERCLAEWTQSGTIEPFTPGERDVSDQLQIPQRLYGRDAEIAVLKGAFDRVAATGTPELALVSGYSGIGKSGLVHEIEAPVVREGGFFISGKFDQYKRDIPYATLVQAFRELVRWILAESEAQIAAWRRRLIEALGIHAQLIVDVIPEVALAIGRPPPAPELPPVEAQNRFRRVFQRFIGVFARHEHPLALFLDDLQWADSASLGLLQEILTHAEVRDVLVIGAYRDNEVSASHPLLRSLSEVRQAGARVSDIVLGPIPPAALARFVGEALHCAVEDAAPLAELIQDKTAGNPFFAIQFLTELHEERLIERDERSGRFRWDVARIREKGFTDNVVDLMVAKLRRLPPATQEALKQLACLGNTAEIALLAMVHGGLEEGTRADLWEAIRAGLVLDLDGTCKFLHDRVQEAAYSLVPEEQRAAEHLRIGRLLASRLPEDAIAERIFDVANQWNRGAHLITDPREKEALCRLDFLAGTKAKAAIAYACAQIYLAQASSLLPEDAWSRRYEETLAIHLDLAECECLIGDFQRADDRFDLILARARSPLDRAKAHRLRLRLYQIAGRLGDAVSTMVEAVRLFGVTFPESEDEIQAAVEAELQRVPVLLRGRAIADLALAPTTTDERVRAIIGLLVEAMAPTYSTRPAYWPLVIAKALSFSLEYGNCEESAFVYSCYAALLVSRCGDISWGCQFSEMALRLNERFNGLALKGRLLFHHAALVSIWRVRFATLLPTMEQAWAACFDVGDFVFAGYASFNLVWLVVESGGSIEQIIEASRKYASLAEKSHHDLARRLLRTEEQFAASLKGATRAPTSFNDDTYDEVECVLAMEKAGFGIGVAFFHVMKQVAAFIDGRYAEARQAAARAAPMLREVMALANEATHHFYYALTLTAMYADAPAAEQRQFAALLEVQSRKLSFWAEHCAENFQDRHALVQAEVARIEGRHLDAERLFEEAIRSARDNGFVHNEAVAYEVASRFYRARGLEEFADLYLRNARACYARWGAHGKVRHLDRQNPHLVERRFPPPTATVAVDSDQLDLSSVTKASQTISGEIVLDELLRTLLRIVLEQGGAERACLLLCQDQGLSIEAEASLGERGATTTLLGSEPLDGSLRVPASLVHYANRTKERVILSGAAAHARKFAGDGYFARSRPRSVLCMPILRQAEVVGLLYLENNLLDGAFTPDRLAALELLATQAAISLENARLLAKERTARTAAEEAERRSAFLAEAGVVLSESLDYEVTFARLGEFCVQTLADWCSIDIVEDGELRRLACAHGDPEKAPVLEELQLRYPPRWGSPHASITVLRTGEPLLMPELPDEILRTMCDDDEHFRLVRELGTRTGLSVPLVVRGQRLGALTLSSGTPGRRYGRADLELAKEVAHRAALAIDNARLYRASQEAVRARSEFLSVASHELNTPLTSLTLSVQSLRRAAGAGRPVDPQVMDQRLERLSRQTTRLTRLINDLLDVSHIESSPRALELGDVDLGALVRAVAARFEADLARARCSISIRGDVPVVGRWDRSRLDQVVTNLLGNAIKFGAGKPIEIAVGAEDGVARLAVRDHGIGVDPAQCSRIFERFERAVSERHYGGLGLGLYISRKIVEDHGGSIRCDCEPGAGATFIVELPCAGPLPPPPAA, encoded by the coding sequence TCGCGTCCCGTCTCCCCCGGGAGCGCCGGCCCACGCAGCCGGCGCGCCTCATCGAGGGCTCGCTGCCCTACCTCGCGCCGGAGCGGACAGGGCGGACCAACCGGGCGATCGACCGCCGCGCCGATCTCTACTCGCTCGGCGTCACCTTCTTTCAGATGCTCACCGGGAGGCTCCCCTTCGAGGCGAACGATCCCGTCGAGTGGGTCCACTGTCACGTCGCGCACGCCCCGCCGAGCGCCTCGGAGGTCGTCCCCGAGGTGCCCGACGCCGTCGCGCAGATCGTCCTCAAGCTCCTCTCCAAGGCGCCCGAGGACCGCTATCAGAGCGCCCGCGGCCTCCTGCGCGATCTGGAGAGGTGCCTCGCCGAGTGGACCCAGAGCGGGACGATCGAGCCGTTCACGCCGGGGGAGCGCGACGTGTCCGATCAGCTCCAGATCCCCCAGAGGCTCTACGGGCGGGACGCGGAGATCGCCGTCCTGAAGGGGGCGTTCGACCGCGTGGCTGCGACGGGTACACCGGAGCTCGCGCTCGTCTCCGGGTACTCCGGCATCGGCAAGAGCGGGCTCGTCCACGAGATCGAGGCGCCGGTCGTCCGGGAGGGGGGCTTCTTCATCTCGGGGAAGTTCGACCAGTACAAGCGCGACATCCCCTATGCCACGCTCGTCCAGGCCTTCCGGGAGCTCGTGCGCTGGATCCTCGCGGAGAGCGAGGCGCAGATCGCCGCCTGGAGGCGGCGGCTCATCGAGGCCTTGGGAATCCACGCCCAGCTCATCGTCGACGTGATCCCGGAGGTCGCGCTCGCCATCGGGCGGCCGCCGCCTGCCCCGGAGCTGCCGCCGGTCGAAGCGCAGAACCGGTTCCGCAGGGTGTTCCAGCGCTTCATCGGGGTGTTCGCCCGGCACGAGCACCCCCTCGCGCTGTTCCTCGACGACCTGCAGTGGGCCGACTCGGCCAGCCTCGGGCTGCTCCAGGAGATATTGACGCACGCGGAGGTGCGGGACGTCCTCGTCATCGGCGCGTACCGCGACAACGAGGTGTCCGCCTCTCACCCGCTCCTGCGGAGCCTCTCCGAGGTGCGGCAGGCGGGTGCCCGCGTCTCGGACATCGTGCTCGGTCCCATCCCGCCCGCAGCGCTCGCCAGGTTCGTCGGCGAGGCCCTCCACTGCGCCGTCGAGGACGCCGCGCCGCTCGCCGAGCTGATCCAGGACAAGACGGCGGGCAATCCCTTCTTTGCCATCCAGTTCCTCACCGAGCTCCACGAAGAGCGCCTGATCGAGCGCGACGAGCGGAGCGGCCGGTTCCGGTGGGACGTCGCGAGGATCCGCGAGAAGGGCTTCACGGACAACGTGGTCGACCTGATGGTCGCAAAGCTCCGGAGGCTGCCCCCGGCGACGCAGGAGGCGTTGAAACAGCTCGCCTGTCTGGGGAACACCGCGGAGATCGCGCTCCTCGCGATGGTCCACGGCGGCCTGGAAGAGGGCACGCGGGCGGACCTCTGGGAGGCCATCCGGGCGGGGCTGGTCCTCGATCTGGACGGCACGTGCAAGTTCCTCCACGACCGGGTCCAGGAAGCGGCCTACTCGCTGGTGCCGGAGGAGCAGCGGGCCGCAGAGCACCTCCGGATCGGCCGGCTCCTCGCGTCGCGGTTGCCCGAGGACGCGATCGCGGAGCGGATCTTCGACGTCGCGAACCAGTGGAACCGCGGCGCCCATCTCATCACCGATCCGCGCGAAAAGGAGGCGCTCTGCCGGCTCGACTTCCTGGCAGGGACGAAGGCGAAGGCCGCGATCGCCTATGCGTGTGCGCAGATTTACCTCGCCCAGGCTTCATCCCTCTTGCCCGAGGACGCCTGGAGCAGGCGGTACGAAGAGACGCTCGCGATCCACCTGGATCTCGCCGAATGCGAGTGCCTCATCGGTGACTTCCAGCGGGCGGACGATCGGTTCGACCTCATCCTCGCGCGCGCACGCTCACCGCTCGACCGCGCCAAGGCCCATCGGCTCCGCCTGCGCCTTTATCAGATCGCCGGGCGGCTCGGCGACGCCGTGAGCACCATGGTCGAGGCGGTGCGCCTCTTCGGGGTGACCTTCCCGGAGTCCGAAGACGAGATCCAGGCCGCGGTGGAGGCCGAGCTCCAGAGGGTCCCCGTCCTCCTGCGCGGGCGCGCCATCGCCGATCTCGCGCTCGCACCGACGACCACGGACGAGCGCGTGCGGGCCATCATCGGATTGCTCGTCGAGGCGATGGCTCCGACGTACAGCACGCGACCGGCGTACTGGCCCCTGGTCATCGCCAAGGCATTGAGCTTCTCCTTGGAGTATGGAAACTGCGAAGAGTCCGCCTTCGTCTACAGTTGTTATGCCGCCCTGCTGGTATCGAGGTGCGGCGACATATCCTGGGGGTGCCAGTTCTCCGAAATGGCGCTCAGGCTGAACGAGAGGTTCAACGGCCTGGCGCTGAAGGGGAGGCTGCTCTTCCACCACGCGGCCCTCGTCTCTATCTGGCGCGTGCGCTTCGCGACGCTCCTTCCCACGATGGAGCAGGCGTGGGCCGCTTGCTTCGATGTCGGGGACTTCGTCTTTGCTGGTTATGCTTCCTTCAACCTGGTGTGGCTCGTCGTGGAGAGCGGCGGCTCGATCGAGCAGATCATCGAGGCGTCGCGCAAGTACGCGTCGTTGGCCGAGAAGAGCCACCACGACCTGGCGCGCCGCCTCCTCAGGACCGAGGAGCAATTCGCGGCGAGCCTGAAGGGGGCGACACGAGCGCCCACGAGCTTCAACGACGATACCTATGACGAGGTGGAGTGTGTCCTCGCGATGGAAAAGGCTGGCTTCGGGATCGGGGTCGCCTTCTTTCACGTCATGAAGCAGGTCGCGGCGTTCATCGACGGACGATACGCCGAGGCGCGGCAGGCCGCGGCCCGCGCGGCGCCGATGCTGCGCGAGGTGATGGCCCTGGCGAACGAGGCGACGCACCACTTCTACTACGCGCTCACGCTGACGGCGATGTACGCAGATGCACCTGCCGCGGAACAACGGCAATTCGCAGCGCTCCTCGAGGTGCAATCGCGGAAATTGTCCTTCTGGGCAGAGCACTGCGCAGAGAACTTCCAGGACCGTCACGCCCTCGTCCAGGCCGAGGTCGCCCGGATCGAGGGCCGCCATCTCGACGCCGAGCGCCTCTTCGAGGAGGCCATCCGCTCGGCGCGCGACAATGGCTTCGTGCACAACGAAGCCGTGGCCTACGAGGTCGCGTCCCGGTTCTACCGGGCGCGAGGGCTCGAGGAGTTCGCCGATCTGTACCTCCGCAACGCCCGTGCCTGTTACGCCCGCTGGGGCGCCCACGGCAAGGTGAGGCACCTCGACCGGCAGAATCCCCACCTCGTCGAGCGGCGGTTTCCCCCGCCCACCGCCACCGTCGCGGTGGACTCCGATCAGCTCGACCTCTCCTCGGTGACCAAGGCCTCGCAGACCATCTCCGGTGAGATCGTGCTCGACGAGCTCCTGCGCACGCTGCTCCGGATCGTGCTCGAGCAGGGCGGCGCGGAGAGGGCCTGCCTCCTCCTGTGCCAGGATCAGGGCCTCTCGATCGAGGCGGAGGCGAGCCTCGGCGAGCGCGGGGCGACGACGACCCTCCTCGGCTCGGAGCCGCTGGACGGCTCGCTGCGCGTCCCCGCGTCGCTCGTCCACTACGCGAACCGCACCAAGGAGCGGGTCATCCTGAGCGGCGCCGCCGCCCACGCGCGCAAGTTCGCGGGCGACGGCTACTTCGCCCGGAGCCGGCCCAGGTCGGTGCTCTGCATGCCCATCCTCAGGCAGGCCGAGGTGGTCGGGCTGCTTTACCTCGAGAACAACCTCCTCGACGGTGCCTTCACCCCGGATCGGCTCGCCGCCCTGGAGCTGCTCGCCACGCAAGCGGCGATTTCGCTGGAGAACGCGCGGCTCCTCGCCAAGGAGCGGACGGCGAGGACGGCTGCCGAGGAGGCCGAGCGCCGATCCGCGTTCCTCGCCGAGGCGGGCGTCGTCCTGTCGGAATCGCTCGACTACGAGGTGACCTTCGCCCGCCTCGGCGAGTTCTGCGTCCAGACCCTGGCCGACTGGTGCTCGATCGATATCGTGGAAGACGGAGAGCTCCGCCGCCTGGCCTGTGCGCATGGAGATCCCGAGAAGGCGCCTGTCCTCGAGGAGCTTCAGCTCCGGTATCCGCCGCGCTGGGGCTCACCCCACGCGTCGATCACGGTCCTCCGCACGGGCGAGCCGCTCCTCATGCCGGAGCTGCCCGACGAGATCCTGCGGACGATGTGCGACGACGACGAGCACTTTCGGCTGGTCCGGGAGCTCGGCACGCGGACCGGGCTCTCGGTGCCGCTCGTGGTGCGCGGGCAGAGGCTCGGGGCGCTCACGCTCTCCTCGGGCACGCCGGGGCGTCGTTACGGGCGCGCCGACCTCGAGCTGGCGAAGGAGGTCGCGCACCGCGCGGCGCTCGCGATCGACAACGCCCGGCTCTACCGCGCCTCTCAGGAGGCCGTCCGCGCCCGCAGCGAGTTCCTCTCCGTCGCGTCCCACGAGCTGAATACGCCGCTGACCTCGCTCACGCTCTCGGTGCAGTCCCTTCGCCGCGCGGCGGGCGCGGGGCGCCCTGTGGATCCGCAGGTCATGGATCAGCGGCTCGAGCGCCTCTCGCGGCAGACGACCCGGCTGACCCGGCTCATCAACGATCTGCTCGACGTCTCGCACATCGAGTCGAGCCCGCGCGCGCTGGAGCTCGGCGACGTCGACCTCGGGGCCCTCGTCCGCGCGGTGGCTGCGCGCTTCGAGGCCGATCTGGCGAGGGCGCGCTGCTCGATCTCGATCCGCGGCGATGTGCCGGTCGTGGGACGCTGGGATCGGTCACGCCTCGACCAGGTCGTCACCAACCTCCTCGGCAACGCGATCAAGTTCGGCGCCGGCAAGCCCATCGAGATCGCCGTGGGCGCCGAGGACGGCGTGGCCCGGCTCGCGGTCCGGGACCACGGCATCGGCGTGGATCCGGCGCAGTGCAGCCGCATCTTCGAGCGCTTCGAGCGCGCCGTCTCGGAGCGGCACTACGGCGGGCTGGGCCTCGGCCTGTACATCAGCCGCAAGATTGTGGAGGACCACGGCGGCTCGATCCGGTGCGACTGCGAGCCCGGCGCCGGAGCCACCTTCATCGTCGAGCTCCCCTGCGCAGGGCCGCTGCCCCCGCCTCCCGCGGCGTGA
- a CDS encoding CBS domain-containing protein, whose amino-acid sequence MSSSTIRIQDCMTQSPHSIGADQKVGLARALMRGHRIRHLPVLSGGRLVGILSERDIYWIETLKEQEGDELAVSEAMSPCPYAVAPSAPLSEVVREMAEHKYGSAVVLNGAQVVGVFTTTDALAVLAALLTEKAIS is encoded by the coding sequence ATGAGCTCTTCCACCATTCGCATCCAGGACTGCATGACCCAGAGCCCCCACTCGATCGGCGCCGATCAGAAGGTCGGCCTCGCCCGCGCGCTCATGCGCGGACATCGCATCCGGCACCTGCCGGTGCTGAGCGGCGGCCGGCTGGTCGGCATCCTCTCCGAGCGGGACATCTACTGGATAGAGACGCTCAAGGAGCAAGAGGGCGATGAGCTCGCCGTCAGCGAGGCCATGTCGCCGTGCCCCTACGCCGTCGCGCCGAGCGCGCCGCTCTCCGAGGTGGTCCGCGAGATGGCCGAGCACAAGTACGGATCGGCGGTGGTGCTGAACGGCGCGCAGGTCGTCGGCGTCTTCACGACGACCGACGCGCTCGCCGTGCTGGCCGCGCTGCTCACCGAGAAAGCGATCTCCTGA